A window of Flavobacterium flavigenum contains these coding sequences:
- a CDS encoding Crp/Fnr family transcriptional regulator, whose protein sequence is MKELIEYILQFGNLSKQQLECIEKKTIVTQLEKDDYFSEAGKIPMQIGFILEGVIRGCYYNDKGEEITRCFISENSIIVDYVNFEANTISSEYLQAATKCKLIVFSKQDWEEISQTIAGWENIKNKMFQNCLFQKSRKGPVISQDATTRYLEFMKNYPSVLNRVSLSFTASYLGITQQSLSRIRKNIR, encoded by the coding sequence ATGAAAGAATTAATTGAATATATTTTACAGTTTGGAAATTTAAGCAAACAGCAGCTGGAGTGTATTGAAAAAAAAACAATTGTAACACAACTTGAAAAAGACGACTACTTTTCCGAAGCAGGAAAAATTCCAATGCAGATTGGTTTTATTTTAGAAGGTGTTATTCGTGGCTGCTATTACAATGATAAAGGAGAAGAAATCACCAGATGTTTTATCAGCGAAAATAGTATAATAGTTGATTATGTCAATTTTGAAGCAAACACTATTTCTTCTGAATATTTGCAAGCCGCTACAAAATGTAAACTCATTGTTTTTTCAAAACAGGATTGGGAAGAAATTTCTCAGACCATAGCGGGTTGGGAAAACATTAAAAATAAGATGTTTCAAAATTGTCTTTTTCAAAAGTCCAGAAAAGGCCCCGTAATTTCCCAAGATGCCACCACTCGCTATCTGGAATTTATGAAGAACTATCCGTCAGTCTTAAATCGTGTTTCTCTGAGTTTTACAGCCTCATATCTTGGTATTACACAGCAATCATTAAGCAGAATTAGAAAAAACATTCGTTAA
- a CDS encoding SDR family oxidoreductase: MKSALITGANKGIGFETAKQLLENGLYVYIASRDLKKGLQAVDKLKAQGFSNLEAVQLDVTDENSIKTARKEIGKKITAIDILINNAGINGGMPFTALEARTDQFLAAFDTNVFGVARVTKAFIDLLQKSTEPRIVNVSTSVGSLTLQSDPNWPAYDYAKYAVYGSSKAAMNMYTVHLAYELRDTAFKINAVCPGYTKTDFTNHNGGELEIAAKRIIKYALIDKNGPTGKFFSEESNPLKGEIPW, from the coding sequence ATGAAATCAGCATTAATTACAGGGGCAAATAAAGGGATAGGCTTTGAAACAGCAAAACAATTATTAGAAAACGGCTTATACGTTTATATAGCAAGCCGTGATTTGAAAAAAGGGCTCCAAGCAGTTGATAAATTAAAAGCACAAGGATTCAGCAATTTAGAAGCTGTGCAATTAGACGTTACAGATGAAAATTCTATAAAAACTGCACGTAAAGAGATCGGCAAAAAAATAACAGCCATAGATATCCTCATTAATAACGCTGGTATTAACGGAGGAATGCCCTTCACTGCACTTGAAGCAAGAACAGATCAATTTTTAGCTGCTTTTGATACCAATGTATTTGGAGTAGCGAGAGTGACTAAAGCTTTTATTGACTTATTGCAAAAATCGACTGAGCCAAGAATCGTAAATGTCAGTACAAGTGTAGGCTCCCTCACATTGCAAAGCGACCCTAACTGGCCTGCTTATGATTACGCAAAATATGCTGTTTACGGCTCTTCAAAAGCCGCTATGAATATGTATACTGTCCATTTAGCTTACGAATTACGTGATACCGCTTTTAAAATAAATGCAGTCTGCCCCGGCTACACAAAAACCGATTTTACCAATCATAATGGCGGCGAATTAGAAATCGCAGCAAAACGCATTATCAAGTATGCATTAATTGATAAAAACGGACCAACAGGTAAATTCTTCAGCGAAGAAAGCAATCCTTTAAAAGGTGAAATTCCATGGTAA
- a CDS encoding RNA polymerase sigma-70 factor, which produces MEFTQPALLKSDIKKIFETYYEALVSYSCRFIASSDECEDMVQDIFVDIWEKDLAFPDETSLKVYLYKATRNKCFNFIKHTKVKDRYAANNTQFLQDDSLFLEQVLEEEIVRQLHQAIELLPDRKKEVIKLILIGQKNPEIAETLGIKIQTVKTLKSQAYIILRNQFKDLESFLYFLITQ; this is translated from the coding sequence TTGGAATTCACTCAACCGGCACTTCTTAAAAGTGATATAAAAAAAATATTTGAAACCTATTATGAGGCGCTTGTTTCGTATAGCTGCAGATTTATAGCCTCTAGTGATGAGTGTGAAGATATGGTTCAGGATATTTTTGTAGATATCTGGGAAAAAGACCTGGCCTTTCCAGATGAAACATCTTTAAAAGTTTATTTATACAAAGCCACCCGAAATAAATGCTTTAATTTTATTAAACATACTAAAGTAAAAGATAGGTACGCCGCCAATAATACACAATTTTTGCAAGATGACAGTTTATTTTTAGAACAAGTTTTAGAAGAAGAGATAGTCAGACAGCTTCATCAGGCTATCGAATTGCTTCCAGATAGAAAAAAAGAAGTTATAAAGCTCATTCTTATTGGCCAGAAAAACCCTGAAATTGCCGAAACTTTAGGCATCAAAATACAGACTGTAAAAACCTTAAAATCTCAGGCTTATATCATTTTAAGAAATCAGTTTAAAGACTTGGAATCTTTTTTATACTTTTTAATTACCCAATAG
- a CDS encoding FecR family protein encodes MKDIFNLSILIIKKKLKILSDDEKSRLKYFKQDYPFSKDIDFVKIVSKISNYSLIDKEAAWKSIVEKSNNKKVIAPVISINRSWLKYAAAGSLVLLLSLSYWFLNKADQAKNNVLANTPIEIGSSKATLTLEDGSRIALGKGTNYNRNNLSSNGEHIIYKSQGKEASQEIGSNFLTIPRGGQFFIELADQTKVWLNSESQLKYPVAFIDGEVRKVELVYGEAYFEVSPSSEHKGSKFEVFTKKQTVEVMGTQFNIKAYNGENNIYTTLVEGKVSVNIAGRKHLLIPKQQSDFDLTDNQIKIYTADVYSSVAWKEGLFSFNNMSLKDIMKVLSRWYNVDVTFENTKLENVKFNGVLRKDQDLKEILTTIQTTKFINAYEIKNRRIIIK; translated from the coding sequence ATGAAAGATATTTTCAATTTATCGATACTTATCATTAAAAAGAAATTAAAGATTTTAAGCGATGATGAAAAGTCACGTTTAAAATATTTCAAGCAGGATTATCCATTTTCAAAAGATATTGATTTTGTGAAAATAGTTTCTAAAATTTCAAACTATTCTCTCATTGACAAAGAAGCTGCCTGGAAATCTATTGTAGAGAAATCCAATAACAAAAAAGTCATTGCCCCTGTTATTTCTATAAACAGATCTTGGCTTAAATACGCTGCGGCCGGTTCACTTGTGCTGCTGCTCTCACTTTCGTATTGGTTTTTAAATAAAGCAGATCAGGCTAAAAATAATGTTTTGGCTAATACCCCAATTGAAATTGGAAGCAGCAAAGCAACATTAACCTTAGAGGACGGATCCAGAATAGCTTTAGGAAAAGGAACCAATTACAACAGAAATAACCTAAGCAGTAACGGGGAGCATATTATATATAAGTCTCAGGGTAAAGAAGCATCACAGGAAATCGGATCAAATTTTTTAACAATTCCAAGAGGCGGGCAGTTTTTTATAGAGCTGGCTGACCAGACCAAAGTCTGGCTTAATTCAGAATCCCAATTAAAATATCCCGTTGCCTTTATTGACGGAGAAGTCAGAAAGGTAGAATTGGTTTACGGAGAAGCCTACTTCGAAGTTTCCCCAAGCAGCGAGCACAAGGGTTCAAAATTTGAAGTTTTTACAAAAAAACAAACCGTAGAAGTTATGGGCACGCAGTTTAATATTAAAGCTTATAATGGAGAAAATAATATCTACACAACACTGGTAGAGGGAAAAGTATCAGTAAATATTGCAGGCCGCAAACACCTGCTGATTCCTAAACAGCAGTCTGATTTTGATCTTACTGATAACCAGATAAAAATATATACAGCCGATGTTTACAGTTCTGTTGCATGGAAAGAAGGGCTTTTCAGTTTTAATAATATGTCTTTAAAAGATATTATGAAAGTATTATCGCGCTGGTACAATGTCGATGTAACATTTGAAAACACTAAACTAGAAAACGTAAAATTTAATGGTGTTCTGCGAAAAGACCAGGATTTAAAAGAAATATTAACAACCATACAAACAACCAAATTTATCAATGCCTATGAAATAAAAAACAGAAGAATTATTATAAAATAA
- a CDS encoding DUF1398 domain-containing protein produces MIKSILKPAVVFSSLSIMAACDSVNRLIIKKQEKMFTAEQIKEAHSKVKSGADFPSYIKEIKLLGVTHYEAYVSDGHIDYHSGSHYTATVPAKYEALEIAEKPKTEKFKAELLAHQQGRTDYLAFIKMCAETGIEKWEICMDKMSCIYFDKSGNEILVEEIPQN; encoded by the coding sequence ATGATAAAATCAATTCTAAAACCGGCAGTCGTATTCTCCAGTTTAAGCATTATGGCTGCGTGTGATTCAGTAAATCGTTTAATAATTAAAAAACAAGAAAAAATGTTTACAGCAGAACAAATCAAAGAAGCCCACAGCAAAGTAAAATCAGGTGCAGATTTCCCTTCTTATATTAAGGAAATTAAGTTATTGGGAGTTACCCACTATGAAGCTTATGTAAGCGATGGCCATATTGACTATCACAGCGGAAGCCATTATACCGCAACCGTTCCGGCAAAGTATGAAGCATTAGAAATTGCTGAGAAGCCAAAAACAGAAAAATTTAAAGCAGAATTACTTGCTCATCAGCAAGGCAGAACAGACTATCTGGCTTTCATAAAAATGTGTGCCGAAACAGGAATTGAAAAATGGGAAATTTGTATGGACAAAATGTCCTGCATTTACTTTGACAAATCAGGAAATGAAATTCTGGTTGAAGAAATTCCACAAAATTAA
- a CDS encoding helix-turn-helix domain-containing protein: MKFEKHFPTEQLRPYIKYFAVSENEFENEYKVFPSSGLVIGFQYKGELASIKDNSESKLAAAGITGITDCCKIFKNSADIGTILVFFTEIGFTHFALHPANELFNLSLSLGYIFDKNSITEVEEKLVAADTDKLRIKIVEQYLVSQLKNVQTDKLIVQAVKLIYQSKGTIRIKELNEKLFISQSPFEKRFRKAVGTTAKKFASIVRFNAVLDSLNQNKTLTEICYENNFFDQAHFVKDFRQFTGETPENFKRFL, encoded by the coding sequence ATGAAATTTGAAAAACATTTTCCTACTGAACAATTAAGGCCCTACATCAAATATTTTGCAGTGTCGGAGAATGAATTTGAAAATGAGTATAAAGTTTTCCCATCCTCGGGACTTGTTATCGGATTTCAATACAAAGGAGAACTTGCCAGCATAAAAGACAATAGTGAAAGCAAACTGGCAGCGGCAGGAATAACAGGAATTACTGACTGCTGTAAAATCTTTAAAAATTCGGCAGATATAGGAACAATATTAGTTTTCTTCACTGAAATCGGCTTTACTCATTTTGCTTTGCATCCTGCCAACGAACTCTTTAATTTAAGCCTTTCACTTGGCTATATTTTTGATAAAAACAGCATAACTGAAGTAGAAGAGAAATTAGTGGCAGCCGATACGGACAAACTTCGAATAAAAATAGTTGAGCAGTATTTAGTCTCTCAGCTCAAAAACGTTCAAACAGACAAATTAATTGTTCAAGCCGTGAAACTCATTTATCAAAGCAAAGGAACTATCCGTATAAAGGAACTTAATGAAAAGTTATTTATCAGCCAAAGTCCATTTGAAAAGCGTTTTAGAAAAGCCGTTGGCACCACGGCTAAAAAATTTGCTTCAATTGTCCGCTTTAATGCTGTTCTTGACAGCCTGAATCAAAACAAAACGCTGACAGAAATCTGTTATGAAAACAATTTCTTCGACCAGGCCCACTTTGTAAAAGACTTCAGACAATTTACGGGAGAAACTCCTGAAAATTTTAAACGCTTCTTGTAG
- a CDS encoding SusC/RagA family TonB-linked outer membrane protein: MKTFIFLFCTTVFSFTPGKIFSQNDKIIIDADKTATVDEVFDLIRRQTKYAFIYHEDLFEKVPKVRLKKGTIDAGKLLEETLKKGNFEVTVTANKTILIREKEVKSLYASYMINGKVLDENGLPLPGVTISLVGGNKSGLSDFDGQFYIELPPGKHTLKVSYLGYKTQEIIVENQTSLTVKMQPDLAKLDEIVIIGYGTTTKRSSTGSVVKITSEDIEKQPVTNILQTLQGRTPGVFVTQTSGYAGSDMNISIRGRNFIEGKNLPLYILDGVPYIGDDIKEQVQNQNVIRGAQKSTSPLNIINPNDIESIEILKDADATAIYGSRGANGVVLITTKKGKAGKTEFTVTTNSGVSQVAHMVKTLGTPAYLNMLQTALDNSGGTADVDSNGIALTDWDPNAQTNWQKKLIGGTANFTNFSGSLRGGNDTTNFLLSASYHKETTVLPGDFGYNKFSTNFNVNHTTLDKKLKLGASIIYTIDKNKLPFFDITTYALSTAPNRPLYNPDGSLYWSADNSDDISPIGALGKNVEDKGNNILTSFNLQYEIAKGFSFKTDLGFGRTQMQTEQTMPASATNYVYDQANGDDSNYARAYSVSTNTTNNFTIEPQLNYTTGLWKGNLTALVGGSWQNRKSEMPSYINSSNYSADNLIGNTAIAKVIKAYNGSSEYKYISLFSRLNYNISNKYILNVNFRRDGSSRFGANNRFGNFGSAGAAWVFTQEDFMKDIPVLSFGKIRASYGEIGSDEIGDYKYADTFETRNYGDGHASMSAARIQNPNIKWGLTKKFEAAIDLNFLKDRISFSAAYYKNTSNNQLVDYTLSAQAGFTSYTANLPAEVENKGWEFTLGTTNVKNKNLNWSTDFNFSTNSNKLARFDGIEFSSYYSQYIVGNPISSRYLKTFTGVGADGEAQFEDVNGDGEISDGLAQTGKGDRKYYGPTYPKYYGGISNTISYKSLTLDFLFQFVKQKGSTLMSDTGAQPGYPYSTANFQVDEYNDYIAQGHVISSDFQNSFYDYISSNASLVDASYIKLKNVSASYTVPLDAATQKVLQSIRISLQGQNLVTFTKYKGLDPETQGLALPPLRTITLGTQFTF; this comes from the coding sequence ATGAAAACTTTTATATTTTTATTCTGCACAACAGTTTTCAGTTTTACTCCGGGGAAAATATTCTCACAGAATGATAAAATCATAATTGATGCAGATAAAACAGCAACCGTTGACGAGGTTTTCGATCTGATTCGAAGACAAACAAAATATGCTTTTATTTACCATGAAGATTTATTTGAAAAGGTTCCTAAAGTCCGCCTTAAAAAAGGAACTATAGACGCTGGTAAACTTCTGGAAGAAACTCTAAAAAAAGGCAATTTTGAAGTAACAGTTACGGCAAACAAAACCATTCTGATAAGAGAAAAAGAAGTAAAATCTCTATATGCAAGCTACATGATCAATGGAAAGGTACTGGATGAAAACGGGCTGCCGCTTCCCGGTGTAACAATCTCACTTGTAGGAGGAAACAAAAGCGGGTTATCTGATTTTGACGGTCAATTTTACATAGAGCTGCCGCCAGGAAAGCATACCCTTAAGGTATCTTATCTAGGATATAAAACACAGGAGATTATCGTTGAAAACCAGACATCTCTAACAGTTAAGATGCAGCCTGATTTAGCCAAACTTGATGAAATTGTAATTATTGGTTACGGTACAACAACCAAAAGGTCTTCAACTGGATCCGTAGTTAAAATTACTTCCGAAGATATTGAAAAACAGCCTGTAACTAATATTTTACAAACCCTGCAGGGAAGAACCCCTGGTGTTTTTGTAACCCAGACTTCCGGCTATGCAGGAAGTGACATGAACATCAGCATTCGCGGGCGAAACTTTATTGAGGGAAAAAACCTGCCGCTTTACATTCTGGACGGTGTTCCTTATATTGGAGATGATATTAAAGAGCAGGTACAAAATCAAAATGTTATTAGAGGAGCCCAAAAATCAACAAGCCCGCTTAATATTATAAATCCTAATGACATCGAAAGCATTGAAATCCTTAAAGATGCCGATGCAACGGCAATTTATGGTTCAAGAGGTGCCAATGGCGTTGTGCTTATTACGACAAAAAAAGGAAAAGCCGGAAAAACAGAGTTTACCGTAACGACCAACTCGGGAGTTTCTCAGGTAGCCCATATGGTAAAAACATTAGGCACTCCTGCTTACCTCAACATGCTGCAGACTGCCCTTGACAATAGCGGCGGTACAGCCGATGTTGACAGCAATGGTATTGCCCTTACCGACTGGGATCCGAATGCCCAAACCAACTGGCAGAAGAAGTTAATCGGCGGCACGGCAAATTTTACTAATTTTTCCGGTTCATTAAGAGGCGGCAACGATACCACCAATTTTCTTCTGAGCGCATCTTATCACAAAGAAACTACTGTTTTACCTGGAGATTTCGGTTATAACAAATTCTCAACCAATTTTAATGTCAACCATACTACCCTGGACAAAAAATTAAAATTAGGGGCTTCGATAATTTATACCATAGATAAAAACAAACTTCCTTTCTTTGATATTACAACATATGCTCTGAGTACTGCCCCAAACCGTCCTTTGTACAATCCAGACGGAAGCTTATACTGGTCTGCTGATAATTCTGATGATATCAGCCCCATTGGAGCCTTAGGCAAAAATGTGGAAGATAAGGGAAACAACATCCTTACAAGTTTTAATCTGCAATATGAAATTGCAAAAGGATTCTCTTTTAAAACAGACTTAGGATTCGGAAGGACTCAAATGCAGACCGAACAAACGATGCCGGCATCAGCTACTAATTATGTATATGACCAGGCCAACGGCGATGACTCTAACTATGCAAGAGCATACTCGGTTTCAACCAATACAACCAATAATTTTACTATAGAACCACAGCTGAATTACACCACTGGATTATGGAAAGGAAACCTGACTGCACTTGTTGGAGGTTCCTGGCAGAACAGAAAATCTGAAATGCCCTCATATATAAACTCCAGTAATTACAGTGCGGATAATTTGATTGGGAATACAGCAATTGCAAAGGTTATAAAAGCCTATAACGGCAGTTCAGAATATAAATACATCTCTCTTTTCAGCAGATTAAATTATAATATTTCAAATAAATACATTTTGAATGTCAACTTCAGAAGGGACGGCTCATCAAGGTTCGGTGCAAATAACCGTTTTGGAAATTTTGGCTCTGCAGGAGCGGCATGGGTCTTTACGCAGGAAGATTTCATGAAAGATATCCCTGTACTAAGTTTTGGTAAAATACGCGCCAGTTATGGAGAGATTGGAAGCGATGAGATTGGGGATTATAAATATGCAGACACTTTTGAAACCCGTAATTATGGTGACGGGCATGCTTCAATGTCTGCTGCCAGAATTCAAAACCCGAACATTAAATGGGGACTTACCAAGAAATTTGAAGCCGCAATCGATTTGAATTTCCTTAAAGACCGTATTTCTTTCAGTGCAGCCTATTACAAAAATACTTCCAATAATCAATTGGTCGATTATACCCTTAGCGCCCAGGCAGGATTTACATCCTACACTGCCAATCTACCGGCTGAAGTAGAAAATAAAGGATGGGAGTTTACCCTGGGTACAACCAATGTCAAAAACAAAAACTTAAATTGGTCCACAGACTTTAACTTTTCTACCAATTCTAATAAATTAGCCAGATTTGACGGTATCGAATTTAGCAGTTATTATTCTCAATACATCGTTGGAAACCCTATAAGCAGCAGATACTTAAAAACCTTTACAGGTGTAGGTGCTGATGGAGAAGCTCAATTTGAAGATGTAAACGGAGATGGTGAAATATCAGACGGATTAGCACAGACCGGCAAAGGCGACAGAAAATATTACGGGCCTACATACCCTAAATATTATGGAGGAATCTCAAATACAATCAGCTATAAATCCCTAACACTTGACTTTTTGTTCCAATTTGTAAAACAGAAAGGCAGCACTTTGATGTCAGATACAGGAGCCCAGCCGGGTTATCCATACAGTACGGCTAATTTTCAGGTCGATGAGTACAATGATTATATAGCGCAAGGTCATGTTATAAGTTCAGATTTTCAAAACAGCTTTTACGATTATATAAGTTCTAATGCTTCACTGGTAGATGCTTCGTATATAAAACTTAAAAATGTTAGTGCCTCCTATACAGTTCCTTTAGATGCAGCTACCCAAAAAGTACTGCAGAGTATCCGAATTTCACTTCAGGGACAAAACCTGGTGACCTTTACCAAATACAAAGGACTTGATCCGGAAACGCAGGGGCTCGCATTGCCACCCTTGCGTACGATCACTCTTGGAACACAGTTTACATTTTAA
- a CDS encoding DUF6055 domain-containing protein, producing MKKLLLLVVVFLSSYSAIAQKTLFTPTEWSDPNNEFYNKVSSTRKYESTNFVLYWGDKVGTNPAAYADATLRFTPKSVADTLETSFKRYITDLHFINNAPTTNFGKYKIIIMMMNTWNSTDPRLEAFAQASSFSNTIGAMFVHPEATRDGGALSHEFAHTLQMMMGIQENPGAGKAFSGYDWAGPFFEGHANFMRAQAYPQWAEIDGTLTRWIQTKHFMWSSTRHHYTNFHLMYYVQEKEGFDFTRRMWAESMNEEHPLETIKRLKGFTQDQLDDYLWGYAQRQPAFDYPIQWNSQINATSNFGKTIRTVYNSIKTNMPRYTSREYTLLTKVTGTTDQYYTNNDWAPQDYGMNVIPLYPTCTGTQKKVTIKFKGHTEVNTTQAGWRYGFVTTKTDGTISRYSPMYKVDGEASFTLNTATEANIYLVVFAAPKVHVNYNMDVGYPKQRRYPYELKIANATPEGYQPAANFRSYLKTNGHLHTNGGGWVSNNATVASTVYVGPYAIVRAGNVSGNARIEDYAMVDGGTINGSAIVRGNACVYNATISNTAIVEGNAWMEGGSVKNTANIKGNAMLFAGDFGSSVVVGGDAEIGSCSTPGVYLQFPYWRNGRDNCDGKGAADTSNIDINAAFTNFTAAQMAFSSTPNCTASALSSNKSVLESEVDLSIYPNPATGNINITFLQTEQQKVTISVFDTSGRSLNVIKSQIYDTGRIEIPYNCSNLAPGVYLLQIQRGNEVVSKTFIKQ from the coding sequence ATGAAAAAACTTTTACTGCTAGTTGTCGTTTTTCTATCCAGCTATTCTGCAATTGCACAGAAAACGCTTTTTACTCCCACAGAATGGAGTGATCCCAACAATGAATTTTACAATAAAGTATCCAGCACCAGAAAATATGAGTCTACGAATTTCGTACTTTACTGGGGAGATAAAGTGGGCACAAATCCTGCAGCATATGCTGATGCTACCTTAAGATTCACTCCAAAATCGGTGGCAGATACGCTTGAGACTAGCTTTAAGCGCTACATTACCGATTTGCATTTTATAAATAATGCCCCAACAACAAATTTTGGAAAATACAAGATCATTATTATGATGATGAATACCTGGAACTCTACAGATCCGAGATTAGAGGCCTTTGCTCAGGCTAGTTCATTTAGTAACACTATAGGTGCTATGTTTGTACATCCGGAAGCCACAAGAGATGGTGGCGCATTATCGCATGAATTTGCCCATACGCTGCAGATGATGATGGGTATTCAGGAAAATCCGGGTGCAGGAAAAGCATTTTCCGGATACGATTGGGCAGGTCCTTTTTTTGAGGGACATGCGAACTTTATGCGCGCCCAAGCCTACCCTCAATGGGCAGAAATTGACGGAACTCTTACCCGCTGGATTCAGACGAAGCATTTTATGTGGTCGTCTACCAGACATCACTACACGAATTTTCATTTAATGTATTATGTGCAGGAAAAAGAAGGTTTTGATTTCACTAGAAGAATGTGGGCGGAATCTATGAATGAAGAGCATCCGCTTGAAACCATTAAGCGATTAAAAGGTTTTACGCAAGACCAACTTGATGATTATCTTTGGGGATATGCGCAAAGACAACCTGCATTTGATTATCCTATCCAATGGAACTCTCAAATCAATGCGACGAGTAATTTTGGAAAAACCATCAGAACGGTGTATAACAGCATAAAAACAAATATGCCTCGCTATACCAGCAGAGAATACACACTTTTAACTAAAGTTACAGGAACAACAGATCAATATTATACAAATAACGATTGGGCTCCACAAGATTACGGAATGAACGTAATTCCTTTATATCCAACCTGTACGGGAACCCAAAAGAAAGTTACCATTAAATTTAAAGGACATACTGAGGTTAATACAACTCAAGCAGGATGGAGATATGGTTTTGTTACGACAAAGACCGATGGTACTATTTCGCGTTACAGTCCAATGTATAAAGTGGATGGCGAAGCTTCCTTTACGCTTAATACCGCTACAGAAGCCAATATTTATCTTGTAGTTTTTGCTGCGCCAAAAGTCCATGTAAATTACAATATGGATGTTGGTTACCCAAAACAAAGAAGATATCCTTATGAACTGAAAATTGCAAATGCTACTCCTGAAGGATATCAGCCTGCAGCAAATTTCAGAAGTTATCTTAAAACAAACGGACATCTGCACACTAACGGAGGCGGATGGGTTTCTAATAATGCGACTGTTGCATCTACAGTATATGTAGGTCCTTATGCAATTGTAAGAGCCGGAAATGTTTCAGGAAATGCCCGAATAGAAGATTATGCTATGGTAGATGGCGGAACTATAAATGGCAGTGCGATTGTTAGAGGAAATGCATGTGTGTACAACGCAACGATATCAAACACTGCAATTGTTGAAGGTAATGCGTGGATGGAAGGCGGATCTGTAAAAAACACAGCAAATATAAAAGGAAACGCAATGCTGTTTGCAGGAGATTTTGGAAGCTCAGTTGTAGTGGGTGGTGATGCAGAAATTGGAAGCTGTTCTACACCGGGTGTTTATTTGCAGTTTCCATATTGGAGAAACGGAAGAGATAATTGCGATGGCAAAGGCGCAGCTGATACTTCTAATATCGACATCAATGCAGCATTTACCAACTTTACAGCTGCACAGATGGCTTTTAGCTCCACACCTAACTGCACAGCATCTGCACTTAGTTCCAATAAGTCAGTCCTAGAGTCAGAAGTTGATTTGAGCATCTATCCTAATCCAGCAACTGGAAATATAAATATAACTTTTTTGCAGACTGAACAGCAAAAAGTTACAATTTCAGTATTTGATACCAGCGGGCGCAGTTTAAATGTTATTAAGAGCCAAATTTATGATACTGGCAGAATTGAAATTCCTTACAATTGCAGTAATCTAGCTCCTGGGGTTTATTTACTGCAGATTCAGAGAGGAAATGAAGTAGTCAGTAAAACATTTATTAAGCAGTAA